The following coding sequences are from one Granulicella sp. L56 window:
- a CDS encoding DMT family transporter, translated as MPTARPQQTRWSIWFVFFALCLLLSSSWLLPAGTTDESPITQQACFYSLVGLIALIPAYRRVRARLQWRACLRVAAVSILLLGVPAVLGEWARNGISDINRAALFALVPFVVVMVAAARESEPSVRRFSIPTLIGFGGVLLLLPFSFPTSPRGQIIFGVLLVAIALVGFASESLYRLLRGFGMIEALAVVALSNAVFLIACHLVNLPSAESWSGVSSLLSIHSLYNLVELLLLVWLVREMSPVRLAARYLIVPLFTVLEGFAFLHPPLTVRMAAGLALLIAGAAYLLLSRGWDSDAVLSIR; from the coding sequence ATGCCGACAGCCCGGCCACAGCAAACGCGATGGAGCATCTGGTTCGTATTTTTTGCGTTGTGCCTTCTGCTGTCGAGTTCATGGCTGCTTCCCGCCGGCACAACCGACGAGTCTCCCATCACACAGCAGGCCTGCTTCTACAGCCTGGTTGGGCTTATAGCTTTGATCCCTGCGTATCGACGTGTGCGGGCTCGATTGCAGTGGCGTGCGTGTTTGCGTGTAGCCGCCGTAAGTATTCTTCTGCTTGGTGTGCCTGCCGTACTGGGAGAGTGGGCACGCAACGGCATATCGGACATCAACCGCGCCGCGCTCTTTGCTCTGGTGCCGTTTGTCGTTGTGATGGTCGCAGCCGCCCGAGAATCCGAGCCCAGTGTTCGACGCTTCTCGATCCCAACGCTGATCGGTTTTGGCGGAGTTTTATTGCTGCTTCCATTCAGCTTTCCCACGTCGCCGCGCGGACAAATCATCTTCGGCGTTCTTCTTGTAGCAATCGCGCTGGTAGGTTTTGCGAGTGAATCGCTGTATCGCCTGCTGCGCGGATTCGGAATGATCGAGGCCTTGGCAGTCGTGGCTCTCTCGAATGCCGTGTTCCTGATTGCCTGCCACCTCGTGAACTTGCCTTCTGCCGAGAGTTGGAGCGGAGTATCGTCGTTGCTCTCGATTCACTCGCTCTACAATTTGGTGGAGTTGCTTTTATTGGTATGGCTGGTGCGCGAGATGTCTCCCGTGCGTCTTGCGGCGCGATATCTGATCGTTCCTCTCTTCACTGTTCTCGAAGGCTTCGCATTTTTGCACCCTCCCTTGACGGTACGGATGGCCGCAGGCCTG
- the pnp gene encoding polyribonucleotide nucleotidyltransferase, whose protein sequence is MKQDVTVELAGGKQIKFETGRMAKQASGAALTSSGDNVILATAVASPDPKEGIDFFPLTVEYREFTYAGGRIPGGFIKREGRPSEKEILTSRQIDRPIRPLFPEAFRNETQVVAFVYSADKENDPDVLGINGASCALALSDIPFHGPVGAVRVGHIDGQYIVNPTYAERAKSTLNIMVVGTKDGIVMVESGSKETSEESVVGAIEFAHVEIKKICAAIEDLVSRAGKTKRLVTAIETDHEYLNGLTAKVGAKLKDALDTQKHPKFESYALVKEIKDELKRDLPEGDAVAAKKLSKYYELLRENIFREQVLNDRIRPDHRAFDQIREVTVEVGVLPRVHGSALFTRGETQALVSATLGTTDDAQRMESYEGEQKRRFMLHYNFPPFSVGEVGRMTGVGRREIGHGALAWRAIEAVLPGEDESPYTLRVVSDILESNGSSSMATICGASLALMQAGIPIKGAVAGVAMGLVKEGDKYAILTDIAGAEDHYGDMDFKVAGTRKGITALQMDIKIMGITPQIMREALEQARKNRLNLLDTMDATISSAKEEKSQFAPRIHTIQIPTDKIRDLIGPGGKVIRGIVEATGVKIDVDDTGRVNVASSDADGLARAIQMISDITAVPEIGKTYLGKVVRLAEFGAFVEIFPGTDGLLHVSEIAEHRVKEVKDELREGDQILVKVLAIEGNRIKLSRKAVLREQRAKLGLPEPGQVGIDGAPAAPHATATEENVADAEDGDDFEDEDESDSDEPNFNRADGDAPATTGEGAGAPAGPGGQRRPGGGRRRRSGRRGAPGAGGSGGGAPRTGGNGNQ, encoded by the coding sequence ATGAAGCAGGACGTTACAGTTGAGCTTGCCGGCGGCAAGCAGATTAAATTTGAAACAGGGCGCATGGCCAAGCAGGCCTCCGGCGCAGCGCTTACCTCCAGCGGAGACAACGTCATTCTGGCGACGGCCGTAGCCTCGCCCGACCCCAAAGAAGGCATCGACTTCTTCCCCCTTACGGTCGAGTATCGCGAGTTCACCTACGCAGGTGGCCGCATCCCCGGTGGCTTTATCAAGCGCGAAGGCCGCCCCAGTGAGAAGGAGATCCTGACCAGCCGTCAGATCGACCGTCCTATTCGTCCCCTCTTCCCCGAGGCTTTCCGCAACGAGACGCAGGTAGTTGCATTCGTCTACTCCGCCGACAAGGAAAACGATCCCGACGTGCTCGGCATCAACGGCGCAAGCTGCGCCCTCGCGCTCAGCGACATTCCCTTCCACGGCCCGGTGGGTGCGGTACGCGTCGGCCACATCGATGGACAGTACATCGTCAACCCCACCTACGCGGAGCGCGCCAAGAGCACGCTGAACATCATGGTCGTCGGCACCAAAGACGGCATCGTGATGGTCGAGTCCGGTTCAAAGGAGACCTCGGAGGAGTCGGTCGTCGGCGCCATCGAGTTCGCTCATGTCGAGATCAAGAAGATCTGTGCCGCCATCGAAGACTTGGTCAGCCGCGCAGGCAAGACCAAGCGCCTCGTCACCGCGATCGAGACCGACCACGAATACCTTAATGGCCTGACCGCCAAGGTCGGCGCGAAGTTGAAGGACGCGCTCGACACCCAGAAGCACCCCAAGTTCGAGAGCTACGCGCTGGTCAAGGAGATCAAGGACGAGCTGAAGCGCGATCTTCCCGAAGGCGACGCCGTAGCTGCCAAGAAGCTCAGCAAATACTACGAGCTGCTGCGCGAAAACATCTTCCGCGAGCAGGTTCTCAACGACCGTATCCGTCCCGATCATCGCGCCTTCGACCAGATCCGCGAGGTCACCGTCGAGGTCGGCGTTCTGCCGCGCGTCCATGGCTCCGCCCTCTTCACCCGTGGCGAAACTCAGGCTCTTGTCTCCGCGACCCTCGGCACCACCGATGACGCGCAGCGTATGGAGAGCTATGAAGGCGAGCAGAAGCGCCGCTTCATGCTGCACTACAACTTCCCGCCGTTCTCAGTCGGCGAAGTCGGTCGCATGACCGGCGTCGGCCGCCGCGAGATCGGCCACGGCGCACTTGCCTGGCGTGCGATTGAGGCCGTCCTCCCCGGCGAGGACGAGAGCCCGTACACCCTCCGCGTCGTCTCCGACATTCTGGAATCCAATGGATCATCCAGCATGGCCACCATCTGCGGCGCGTCGCTTGCACTCATGCAGGCTGGCATTCCTATCAAGGGCGCAGTAGCCGGCGTGGCCATGGGCCTCGTCAAAGAGGGTGACAAGTACGCCATCCTCACCGACATCGCAGGTGCGGAAGACCACTACGGCGACATGGACTTCAAGGTAGCCGGCACCCGCAAGGGCATCACCGCGCTCCAGATGGACATCAAGATCATGGGCATCACTCCCCAGATCATGCGCGAGGCGCTCGAGCAGGCTCGCAAGAACCGTCTGAACCTCCTCGATACCATGGACGCGACCATCTCCAGCGCCAAGGAAGAGAAGTCGCAGTTCGCTCCTCGCATTCACACCATCCAGATCCCGACCGACAAGATTCGCGATCTCATCGGACCTGGCGGCAAGGTCATCCGCGGCATCGTCGAGGCCACTGGCGTCAAGATCGATGTGGACGACACTGGTCGCGTCAATGTTGCTTCGAGCGACGCCGACGGCCTGGCCCGTGCCATCCAGATGATCAGCGACATCACCGCAGTGCCCGAGATCGGCAAAACTTATCTCGGCAAGGTGGTTCGTCTGGCAGAGTTCGGCGCATTCGTCGAGATCTTCCCCGGCACCGACGGCCTGCTCCACGTCTCCGAGATCGCAGAGCATCGCGTCAAAGAGGTCAAGGACGAGCTTCGCGAGGGCGACCAGATTCTGGTCAAGGTACTCGCCATCGAAGGCAATCGCATCAAGCTCTCCCGCAAGGCGGTTCTGCGCGAGCAGCGCGCCAAGCTCGGCCTTCCCGAGCCGGGACAGGTCGGCATCGATGGTGCACCCGCAGCTCCCCATGCAACTGCCACAGAAGAGAACGTTGCCGATGCGGAAGATGGCGACGACTTCGAGGACGAGGACGAGTCGGACTCCGATGAGCCCAACTTCAACCGTGCCGATGGAGATGCTCCGGCAACCACTGGCGAAGGAGCAGGCGCTCCTGCCGGACCTGGCGGACAGCGTCGTCCCGGTGGCGGCCGTCGTCGTCGCAGCGGACGCCGTGGCGCACCGGGCGCAGGTGGTTCGGGCGGCGGTGCTCCTCGCACCGGCGGCAACGGGAACCAGTAG
- the rpsO gene encoding 30S ribosomal protein S15: MLASGKKTDIIAKFRTHDSDTGSPEVQIAILSERIGELTEHFKTHKKDHGSRRGLLMLVSKRRGLLDYLKKCDADRYREVIGKLGIRK; encoded by the coding sequence GTGCTGGCATCTGGTAAAAAGACAGACATTATTGCAAAGTTCCGTACACACGACTCAGACACCGGGAGTCCCGAGGTTCAGATCGCGATTCTGAGTGAGCGTATCGGCGAGTTGACGGAGCATTTCAAAACCCACAAGAAGGACCACGGATCGCGCCGCGGGCTTCTCATGCTCGTGAGCAAGCGCCGCGGTCTGCTTGATTACCTCAAGAAGTGCGATGCCGACCGTTACCGTGAAGTCATCGGTAAGTTGGGAATCCGCAAGTAG
- the murA gene encoding UDP-N-acetylglucosamine 1-carboxyvinyltransferase, producing MDKFVVRGGNPLLGTIKVSGAKNSALPCMAAAILTEDEVILENIPQVRDIETERKLLASMGAEVELGYGRAQHRTHIRCAVLSDPVAKYEIVKTMRASSLVLGPLIARTGVARVAMPGGCAIGGRPIDLHIKGLEAMGATITQEHGYLEARTDRLKGAHIVFDKITVTGTEDLLMAATLAEGETLFENCAREPEVTDLAALLIAMGANIEGAGTSTIRVQGVAKLHGARHRINPDRIEAGTFLIAGAITGGDLNVDCCEPAHLSALIYKLEQCGVRIDVGTDHIRVRSGGDLKAADISTEEYPGFPTDMQAQYMALATQAEGTTIVTENIFENRFMHVQELNRMGANITVQGRTATVQGKTPLQSAAVMCSDLRASASLVLAALVADGETILDRVYHMDRGYERLEEKLRGVGAQIRRMGDVFGKK from the coding sequence ATGGACAAGTTTGTTGTACGCGGCGGAAATCCGCTTCTCGGCACGATTAAAGTCTCCGGAGCGAAGAACTCCGCCCTTCCCTGCATGGCCGCCGCCATCCTCACCGAGGATGAAGTGATCCTTGAAAATATCCCGCAGGTGCGCGATATCGAGACCGAACGCAAGCTCCTGGCCAGCATGGGGGCCGAGGTCGAGCTGGGCTATGGCCGGGCGCAGCATCGCACTCACATTCGCTGCGCTGTGCTGTCGGACCCGGTGGCCAAATATGAGATCGTCAAGACGATGCGCGCCAGCTCGCTGGTGCTGGGGCCGCTGATCGCCCGCACCGGCGTCGCGCGCGTTGCCATGCCGGGAGGCTGCGCGATTGGCGGACGTCCTATCGATCTGCACATTAAAGGCCTGGAGGCGATGGGCGCTACCATTACGCAGGAACATGGCTATCTGGAAGCCCGCACGGACAGGCTCAAGGGAGCACACATCGTCTTCGACAAGATCACCGTTACGGGAACGGAAGACCTGCTGATGGCGGCGACGCTTGCCGAGGGCGAGACCCTCTTTGAGAACTGCGCGAGAGAGCCGGAGGTGACTGACCTTGCGGCGCTGCTGATCGCGATGGGAGCCAATATCGAAGGCGCGGGGACATCCACGATCCGGGTGCAGGGTGTCGCGAAGCTGCATGGCGCGCGCCACCGGATCAATCCTGACCGCATTGAAGCCGGTACGTTTCTGATTGCCGGAGCGATTACCGGGGGCGACCTGAACGTCGATTGTTGCGAGCCTGCCCATCTGAGCGCGTTGATTTACAAGCTGGAGCAGTGCGGCGTTCGCATCGACGTAGGGACCGATCATATTCGCGTTCGCAGCGGCGGCGACCTGAAGGCGGCGGACATCTCGACCGAAGAGTATCCGGGCTTCCCGACCGACATGCAGGCGCAGTACATGGCGCTGGCCACGCAGGCCGAAGGAACGACCATCGTTACGGAGAACATCTTCGAGAACCGCTTTATGCACGTGCAGGAACTGAACCGCATGGGCGCAAACATCACGGTGCAGGGACGAACGGCGACGGTGCAGGGCAAGACGCCGTTGCAGTCGGCTGCGGTGATGTGCTCGGACCTGCGAGCCTCCGCTTCGCTGGTGCTGGCGGCCCTGGTGGCGGACGGCGAGACTATTCTCGACCGGGTCTACCACATGGACCGCGGCTACGAACGGCTGGAGGAGAAGCTGCGTGGCGTAGGAGCGCAGATTCGGCGGATGGGAGATGTTTTCGGGAAGAAGTAA